The Coffea arabica cultivar ET-39 chromosome 2c, Coffea Arabica ET-39 HiFi, whole genome shotgun sequence genome includes the window TCTTCACATAGCTTTATAACCTGTTTGCCGTTTTTCACACTTTGTCAATAAAAAAGGAATTTTACAAAATCAAGCAGGATAAGCACTCAAAACAATCAACTTTGACTCAACTGGAAAAACTACCAGTATTATAAAATGCAGATGGCATTGCAACAATATGTTGGATGATCCCTTTGCAGGATTACCTGTTTCTCAAGCTGCTTAACTCTAGCTTCTGCTTCATCACATCTTTCCTCTGCAAGTCGAacctgaaaaagaaaatattaagaTGGAAGTAGGATAAAATATTGTACATCCAGTGGCAAAACATCCTCCTAACCAGGCATTTGAAATAACCAATATAAGAGAACAAGGGGTGAAGCACGAAATCAACCAGACTCACCTTTTCACttaaactttcattttcttcttggaGCATGTCAATCTGCAATTTGAATTGAACCTCATTAGTATCTTCAAAATCTATGAACTAATGCTGTAAACATCAATTAAAATACATGCATTACTACACCTacatattttcttttgaaagtTACTACTCTACCAATGATCATTAGTTATAACTTTCCTAAGCAGTTTCTAGAAGTCCATTATGGAGATCAAGACCATGTGATTATGATGTCATAAATGTGCATCACAAGAATTGTAGGATCAAGAATGATTCATCTCTATACAGGAGAAAAACACGTTATTTGTCAAAGGCAGATTTAATTTATGGATAGATCAACAGACCTGATCTTGTAGGTCAGAAGAGGAGGACAATTGTTGGCCAGCTTCTTTGTATTTGAAAGTTCCAAAATCCATAGATAACCTGGTTGTGCAGCGAAATTCAGAGAATGAGAGCTACAGTTTGCATAAGCATTAGTAAAATAGAAAGAGTTTAGTCTTACTTAAACCATGATATGTAACAATTGCTAGAAATTACAAGACATACTATAAGGGCTTGAAGCAATTCATGGACATCATTCAGTAAGAACCACAGCTGTAGGACATATGCTTATTTGAAGAATTTATGATCAACTGAACCAAGAAGAATGAAAACCAAGTAGACACTTAAGCTAaacttttctaattcttaagcAAAGTCAAAAGGGATAAACCAATTGgtagttactttttttttccacttATTAGCAAAGACATGTTTTTGAGTCGAAAAAAGTTCTAAAAGTAGATAAGACTTGGGGAGAAATAAGAATTCTGCTATTGCCTATTGAAGACATTAAAAACAATGTAGATGTAACTCCCAATGTACAACACTTAAAGCTGTAGAAGGAATACCTTTTATCCTTATGACTCTCTGGTTGAACCTCAGCTGGAACAGCTGATACATTGGACCTAAGTGATAGTGGTACAGCGGGGGGTACCATGGGAACTGTCTTGACACCAAGATTTGGACGGCTATGTGAACGAGCGGAGAGAGGTTGTTCAACACCATTGGATAGAGATGTTCGACTGACTGCTGAATTATTACTCGCAGATGGAGGTTGCGCTTCATCAACCGAGCTTGCTGATTGAGATGCACGACCAGATACAACAGAATAATTAGAGGGGATTTGTTCCAAGGAATTGGACTGAGTTGATCGGCCAGCTACAAGAGAATGACTGGAGGGAATCTGTTCCAAGGAATTGGAATGAGATGATCGGATGTTTCCCGTTGAACGAACTGATGAAGGTTGCTTTTCCACTGAGTTAACAGCTGGAGATGCTCGCAAACCTGATGTGGATCGCAGAGATGAAGACTGTTCCATGGGGTTGCGAATTGACTAAGAACAGTTGACAGAAAAGTTTTAGGCCTAAAATCATGGGAAAATTTGTGATCCTAAAAATGGCCATTACAGAAAGATGATTAAACAAGTGAGAAGTACATGTTAATGAATAATCAAGTACTGCTGTTTAAACTGAAAAAGGCACACCAATATTGACAATAAATATGCACCCTCCACATATGCTTTCAAAATATTTATGTGGTATACATGCTAAAACAAGTTTGAGCAATAGGAGATTAAGAGAAGAAATGGACAACTGCTGTAAAAGGGTTTCAGATGACAACAATACTTACATGTTTCCTACAAAACTAACATATCTACAAGTTTAAAGTATTAAAAGCAGCGTaacataaaagaaaatttctgctatCAAATGTTGAGGTAATTTCTAAGAGGAATGCTttagcaaaacaagaaaaaatatcTTCTAGCCATAACTGAATCTGATAGTTCCAAATACTTAGCTGACACTTAGCTGCAATTTGTCGTGAATTTTAAGTCTTCAGATACATTTGTTGCTATTGCTTCATGCAGATAAAGTGTAAATGTGTAGACAGTATGACATTTTCTCCTGATtaaaccaaaaacaaaatcagAACATTACCATTGGAGAGCGAGCTCTTGTTGGCCTTGAACTTGCAAGCCCAATACCTGCTGAGAGACTTGAAGGATTGTACTCATACAGAAGATCAtcctcatcatcttcatcatcagccATCTGGTGTGCCATGACCTGAGCAAGCCTCTGAGCTGCAGCTTTTGTATGTTGTGGTTTCTTGAAGTTGCCAGTTGAACCCGAACGCATGTGACGGTTCAATGCTGAATTCATTGGAGAGGAAGGTGTATTTGAAGTAGGCGTGGTTGATCCACTTGCCTGCCTCACATGCACGGGCCTCATTCGATCCATTGTGGCAATAACTTCATTAAAAGCAAATTTTGGATCAATAGTTTAAGATAGACAAGAATCATGCCTCGCTTTTTCATGATTACCAAATGAACGCATCAAATTATTGAGGTTCTGCATAACTAATTTATGATAAACTAAATTGTTGTGAATGAGTCCTCCAAATGACAAGCTAACCTAGAGTTGCTTTCTTCATTTTAATAAACCAAGGAATTCTCTCAAATTTCCTGATGCTGTTGAAGCAGAGCTACTGAAGCCCATTGCTCAAATGCATGCGTCTAAATCATGCGATTAAGTCATTGTAGATAATATCCTCATAAGATTGGTCTATTCAGGCTTTAAGAAACTTCCAATAGAATAAGAAAGATAAGCAAATACCGACAGGATCAAACATGTGAACTTCAAACTTCTGATAAATTAGTTCATTTGCTCAAACAGCTCAAGAAAACAGTTGACTAGAATGTACAACTTCCCTCCTAGCATTACAAATTGAAGGATATATATTTGAATGCAGAAGAGCATTAACAGCAAAAGGAGATAAAACTACAACATATCCTCCAATTCCTGCCCATTTCCCTACTCCTATGCTGAAGGTGTGAGTTCTCCTTGTCCATCAGGAATACAGAACATTGAGAAATCTGTTTTGTTCAGGGTGGCTGAAAACTTCGTAAGTTATGCTAGTGTGTAGTGGCTCAAGCTGCACACACTAGCGGGCTCATTGAGCTCATTAAACGTAGAAAGATTGCAGTTCTAAGTCAAGCTATCGCACAGTGGCTCAGGCTGCACAGGCTAGTGGGCACATTGAGCacgaaaagagagagaaaaaaaaaaaggaggttcTAAGTTTACTTTGTACTCCAATGGGAATCTCCAGACATTGCTTAAAACTGTTTGTGTCCTATTACATTTCTTTCCAATGTACAGGTCTAGCCTATCAACACTGTCCTTCACACGAAATGATGCTACAACAACCTTTTAACCTCCATGAATCAACAGAAACATTCTCTAAACAGACTTTTGACACACGCATACATAAGTACCGAGAATTCTTTGGCGAGGAATGTTATCAGGTTGGTGGATTCTTCATTTAACATTCTCTATAAGCAATGAAAAGCATCACTACATACGAAACATTTCCCACTTGAGATTAAAAAACGACAATGTActgcaaaaagaaaattgattttCACATTTctgaaaatgaaaattcaagaaaagagaTGCAACATAAGGCATGCATGATGACAAACTATGAAGTGGGATTTCGTACCTCTAATAATGAGAGTTATCagctttatttgggaaaattggAGTTCTGACTTCTGATTTGAATGTGGGAAAGTGATTGATAAAGGAAGTATGACATTTTTGAGGAGGGAGCGGGAATCAAGGGGGCCGGACAAGTTATAAcgtttttgggaaaaaaaactttaaaaaaaatataaggatTATATTAAGGGGTAGGATAGGAACGTGGAAAATTGAAAGGGGAATCAGGTCGAAAACTGGCTAACTTTTAGGAACTAAAATAGGCATGTAAAAAGAATGCATCAATGTAAGGTTAAGAATTATCTAATTAGCAAATTTTTAGGAGCTAAAATCTAACTATACGTTGATATTATAAAATGCTAACTTCTCGGTTCTAAGTTGCATGTCTCTTTCAGCTTTCAGCAAATCTTAAAATCATATTGGGCTTCTTTAGCGAGTACGAGTGCTCACTCATTATACATAATTTATTACATGATTGTACACACTCTTTTCCAAACTAACTATTGTGGAAAAAATAAACACTCTTGACGATTACCTAGCAATAGGGCTGTCAACGGTCCGGgtctggacccggacccggacgAATTTGCCGGGTACGGGTAGGTATATTGTTCCgggacccggacccggacccggacccgttACCTCTTAATAATTTACGGGTCGGATATGGAATATACCATTCCGACCCGTATCCGACCCGGACCcgtttttaattaattaataattaaaaatatatacctATATATTACTACTTTCGTTCCCAAATTTATCCAACCCTAACCTACCCACCGCCGCACATCTCTTTTTCCCCtcactctcttttctcttttgctcTGCCGTGACCAGTCCCGCCTCACATCCTGCCTCCGCCAGCTCTTCCAGTCtcattcttccctcttttctaccggcctcacatcctcccctcttttctgaccagtgaccAGTCCCGCCTCACATCCTCCGCCTCCGCCAGTGACCAGTCCGCCGTGAAACTGGCGAGCTCTCTTCATCTCTGATGCCTGACGGAGTGACAGTTGCAGCTCCAAAGAAGCCCAACTCTTCCAGCTGTTGAGGGAAAATTTCACGGTTGGCAAGCTGAAAAAATTGGAGCTTTTGCTATCTGTCTTGCCTTCATCTTCCCAGGCATAATTGCTTTAAGGTATTGCCGAACCCACCTTATGCGGATAGtaaggggaaaaaaacaaaagattaactTAAATTGCCCTTGTTTTCTTGGTTTGTGATTTCGCTGTTAAATTGAaccatttgttttttttttttcctttggcaAAGATATCCACGGCATTTCAACAAGAAGGGACAGAATAATAGCAACAGCAATAGTCATTCTAGCTATTGTGACAAGCACCATAGCTATTTCTACGAATATATACAAGTTAGTTGGAAACAAGTCATAGGTCTTTGTCTTTTTcagctttgttgtggttgagTTGTATGTTTTCCTGTATAATATCAAATGTGGGTTGTATTGTTTCTGACAAGCACCATAGCTCTTTCATTTGGAATTTTCGGCAAGAAAAGTTCGATTCTGCTTCTTCGGCAAATTAAATAACTTCCCTGATTTCGCAAAGGCTTGCGTAGTCCGCAAAATGTGATAAAAATCAGACTGCATTTTCAGGCGCTGAAGTTGTATCAAAAACAGGTTTTCTCGGGCCTTTTTCCGGGTAggcccgacccggatccgagacccGTCGGGTGCGGGTCTGGTAGATATATTAAGAGACCCGTGGGGTATTTGGGTCGGGTCTGGAAGTAATGCAGTATaacgggtccgggtccggatttattaattccggcccggacccgacccgttgacaggcctacctAGCAAGCACTTGGGCGCCAGTCCACTAAGCCCATGGTTTAAAGACTCGGCCGAAACCGAGACAGCTAGGCCGAGTTGTCATCGGAACAGGATTTTTCGATCCAATATCGAGATGAGATAATTCTGAAATAATGAATCACCAAAAACTCGGGCGAGACGTCTGCGAATTGGATAGAAACGGCCGAACCGCCCCGAGTCATCTCGAGTCAactcgaatttttattatttttgctaattttttaattatttttaattatcattttttttataatttttagaatattaaatatttcaaaaatttgcatcTTGCCAATACCGTAACCAATATATCGAAACTGATGTAGAACAGTCCGGACCACAACCGCAACcgcgaccgcgactttgaaccatggctAAACCCAATAATATTCActctaatttgaaaaaaataaaagaacaacaaTATTTACTTTATCTACATAATAATCTCCTGACTTACAAAACACTTATGACCTTTGGATACTTTGTATAAACAATGCAAATTTTTGTAAGACACAAAATGCAAGAAAGTGAGTGATAATATTGAGAAATTGACTAACTTTCTTGTTAATAAATGCATGCaaaagcaaacaaaaaaaaaacttgctttCACatacttttccttataaatATAACACTACCTAGAAAGAATCAAGCTACACTCTAATCATTTTTTAATATGTGACAACCCATTGTAatataaatgaatgaatgaatgaatgtgacAACCCATTGTAATATAAATAAAGGTGTCAAAATGAATGAATGTGGATTATAATTGGGCAGTAGGCATAATTGAATCAGTCCACTTATACATATTTAATAATAGTTTTTCTAACGAGTCTCTATTGGATACTGGTTAATACATTTAAATTACACACAACTTACTTTATAAATGCATACACTAATAATAACTTCTGTTTCTTATATTTATACACTTTTTTCTAATTACAATGACTAAATTTGCTTGTACTAATACTATACGATAAGAGATTAGAAGATACAactatttaataaaattttgaatgGGCAAAAGTAACGCTTTATTTTGTACTTGGATGGAATCTTGGTAACCCTCTCCAACACGTCAAAGACACTATTTTACCCCCCTCCCACTTAATCCCCTCCCTATCTCCAAATCTCGTATCGAACACTGATCTGTCAAGCGAAACATGAAGGTCCTCGACAGCAGTCGCTATTGGCTTGTCATAGACACATATTACTATAAATAAAAGTTTTCGGTTTACTTTTTGTTCATGAAGCCATTAATAtgaaaaatatcatgaaagtTTAATGTAATCATGTTTTACAATGCAAGCATCAAATCTACTTACAATTTTACGTTCACCCAGGGTTCGTTTTACTTGTAGAACAAAGTTTGAGTCGCAACAAAATATATAATAACATCTTTGAATAGcaagtttttcaagaaaagtttttaaaatattaatatatttttcaattatctttttattcctCATACATCACACTATTATAAtgaatttttctacaaaaaaaaaatcctaaaactCCAATGCAAATAGACTCAACCATGTAAAGGATTTCCACTCTTTTAGTTAAACTCTTACTTTTTAGGTATAATTTCAGAATCCTCCATTGAGGgctttgacaatttcactgtaCTCCTctgagattttaaaattttcacttaTCTCACGTCAATCTTTTGGGACCCTCTGCTTACATCACTAATGGCTAAATAACTATATTACCCTTATAATTTAGGATAATTACACATATATGTGAAGAAAAAGAGTTAAACATTTGCTAAGTATATATAACCATAATTTGGATTGTAAAAGTTAAATAATTTGCCATCTAAAAATAGAGACAATATTAGGtgcatttttttaaatgtttatATTCTTgacaaacaaaagaaatcaaacgTAATGCAATTGATAAATTAAAGCACTTAGACATGAGAAACAATTAAACCATTTACAAAACTAAATTAACCATAATTTGAAATGTAAAATGGAAAATCTAATTTTGGCATCTAAAAAGATATCCAATATTAGGCATCCTTTTTCGAAATAATTATGTCCTTGACAAATTAAAGGAACAAAATATAAAGAGATTTCGGTTAGGctaatttttcttataattgtggtggtaacaagaatcttaaggaatggaaaaaattgttttgttgaatttttaaAGTTGTTTTAAGGTATGGAGAAAAAGGCATGGAATAAATTAACAAGTTAGATTAAATATTTAATCTAACCAGTATAATAGTTGAGGGGCACTGTTGGCATAAATAAATCTTCTCACAcctgaaattatttttttattgttgctttttttttgaattggacTAAATTGTTAGAAGAAAATTGGTTTTAGGGTTCGTTTGGGAGTGGATGAtttgaagagaaaagaaaaggaaagaagaaaaagtgaaCATTTCCTTCGTTTGTTAGTTTTTATTaggaaagaaaacaagagaaagagaaggATTTAAGAGAATAAATAGTAAGTAAAAGTTTTCCTCTCAAATTGGAGagaaatggagagaaagttggaggAAACTTATGaaagttttttaaaatacctattttatccttaaaagtgccttgaacaaatatttaatgacttttatatccaaaatcattccactACTTCTCAAAACTCTCAAACAACATAACAATCCATTCTCTTCTCTCATAACTTaagttttcccttcttttcttttctatcttaaaCTCCCAAACTTAGCCTTAAGGAAGGTTAGTGATATTTTTAGAATTTCGAAGAAGGGCAATataattgtcagaaacctcaagagatgtttttgaaagtattccttttctttattcaaaaaataagAGCAATCTACAGATTTTGAATAAAAGATTAGCTTTTTCATAtgggaaaatcattcaaaacgtcctcacattttacaaaataacttttttcgtcattcacttttaaaagtgtaattttacgtcccttacaaattcacattgatcaaCTTTGGTCCTAACCTAAGTCTTTGACTCGTTTTTTGTCGAAATCCATCACGTGTCatgcacatgatcattttttatgggtaaaattgtcaaatcaaatttcacataattcaatttttttgttgctcacattttacaaaaatgaattttttcgtccattacatttcaaaaaatgaatttttcgtctctcacatttcacaaaataaattttttcaccCTTCAAAAATGTAAGGAATGTAGTGGATTTTAGCCAAATACTAATCAAAAACCTaaatagggaccaaatttgactaatgtaaatttgtaaaagaaaaaaattatagggaaaatcgtccaaaacgtccatcacattttgtaaaatgacttttttcgtccctcacttttaaaagtgtaattttatgtcccttacatattcacatcggtcaaatttagtccctaactaggtttccgattATTTTTTGGTCGGAAtccatcacgtgcaaggcacgtgatcattttttaagggtaaatttgtcaaattatattttacgtAATTtaatctatagtcctccacattttataaaacaaattttttcgtccctcacatttcataaaatgattttttcatccctcacattacacaaaatgaatttcttcattcctcacattttaaaaaatgaatattttcatcccttactaattatgtgtgtaagcgaaaccctaaaaaaaaaaatatgtgtgtgaatacatttttatttaaacatatgtatatatctatttgattttgcttaataatacgaatagcataaatatatgtatgtgtctatttgatttcacttaataATATGAATACCATATATTAtacgtgatcatttgattttatctggtattagctagtaaaaaatcttgcattcattgtcaagttggccaataaagctattttcggtcaaaatacaataagaatatgcaaattaagagtctattggtaaatattagtcataatcatacaaaaaaagaagatagcccacaagttgggcccaattacacacatgtgtttatgctattattattaagcaaaatcaaatagacatatacatgtgtttaaaaaaaaattattcacacacataattagtgagaaatgaaaaattcattttttgaaatgtgagggatagataaattcattttgtgaaatgtgagggatgaaaaaaattattttataaaatgtgagggacgaaaaaatttattttataaaatgtggaggactatagatcaaattatgtaaaatataatttgacaaattcacccttaaaaaatgatcacgtgccttgcacatgatggattccggccaaaaaatgatcggaaacctagttagggactaaatttgaccgatgtgaatatgtaagggacataaaattacacttttaaaagtgagggacgaaaaaagttattttacaaaatgtgagggacgttttggatgattttcccaaaattatacctttaaaagtgaaaactaagacaaagggagagaaaatactctttttcatatttttggactacacaatatacatatatatatacacaagtgtaaCCTAATTTAGATCCTAAAATTATGCTAATCTAAATCAATCTACAACCTAATTAATagatgatactataatcatatgatacctAATTAATACATGATACTATAATAATATCTTTCCTAATATTCACAATATCAAATCTTTCCATAATATCAGATCACATATCTTCAACACTCCCTCTCAAGCTGGAGTATAGATGTTGCTCATGCCCAGTTTGTTACAAAGATAATCAACTCGAACCCCATGTAGAGGTTTCGTAAAGAGATCTCCCAATTGTTCTCCAGTCCTTACAAATTCTGTAGAAATCAAGCCCTGCTGTATTTTCTCACGAATAAAATGACAATCTATTTCGATGTGTTTTGTTCGCTCATGAAATACGGGATTGGATGCAATATGAAGAGCCGCTTGGTTATCACACCACAATTTTGCAGGCATTGAGGTTTTGAGACCTACTTCAGTTAGAAGTTGATTTATCCACATGATTTCGCATACTGATTGTGCCATAACTCTATATTCTGACTCTGCATTCGATCGCGAGACAACATTCTGCTTCGTACTCTTCCATGAGACTGGGTTTCCTCAACAAAGACACAAAATTCAGTTGTGGATCTTCGATCTGCTTTGGATCCTGCTCAATCAGCATCTGAAAAACACTCAATCCTAGTATGACCATGATTTTTATACAGAATACCACGTCTAGGAGCtctttttaaataacacaaaattTGTTCTACAACTGCCCAATGATTGACAGTCGAATTAGACATATATTGACTAACAACACTAACTGAATACGCGATATCTAGATGAGTCACTGTAAGATTATTCAACTTTTCAACCAATTTTCGATACCTTCCAGGATCTTCTAACAATTCACCTTCATTTGTGAGTTGCAAGTTAGGAATCATTGGGGTACTAACTGGTTTAATCcccaatttttccattttcgaTAGTAAGTCAAGAACATATTTCCTTTGGGACAGAAATATCCCCTTCCTACTCTTTGCtatctcaatacccaaaaaatacTTTAACAGTCCCAAATCCTTTGTCTGAAATTGACTATGGAGAAAAGTTTTAAGAGATGAAATACCCGCAGCATCATTCCCAGTGATaacaatatcatccacatatactACCAACAAAATAATACCAATTTCAGACTGTTTGTAGAAAACAGAATGATCAGATTTGCTTTTCTGCATCCCAAACCTTTCAACTGCTAGACTAAATTTTTCAAACCAAGCACGAAGACTTTGTTTCGGTCCATACAAGGACTTCCGAAGATGACAAACCTTCCCAGACTCTCCCTGAGCAACAAACCCTAGTGGTTGCTCCATATAAACTTTCTCTTGGAGGTCTCTATGAAGAAAGGCATTCTTGATATCTAGTTAATGCAAAGGCCAATTATAAATGGCTGCCATAGAAATGAATAACCTAATAGATGTTAACTTAGCAACATGGGAAAAAGTATCAGAATAATTCTCTCCATAGATTTGGGCATAGCCTTTGGCAACAAGGCGAGTTTTTAACCGAGCAACCGACCCATCAGGATtgaatttaattgcaaaaatccACTTACTCCCAATGGCCTTCTTTCCTGCAGGTAAATTTACTAAGTTTCAAGTATCATTACCATCTAAAGTATTCATCTCCTCTATCATAGCATTGCGACATCCGGGATAGGATGGGGTTTCATGAACAGTTTTAGGAAGGGAGATGCAATCAATAAATGTAATAAATGAACAAGAAGAGGTGGGTAAATGATTATAAGATACACACGAAAACACAGGATAAATGCATTGACGCTTACCTTTACAAAGAGCAATAGGAAGATCATCACTTGAGACAGGATCTAATAACGAAGAAACTGGTTCAGGGCATGCATCAGGAGACTTTTATCATCGAGAATATACTTGAGTAATTGGAGGTTTAGCaggggaagaaattgaaaatGTGACAGTATAGATTAACAAATCATCATCCTCCTCCTGACATGAATGAGATGAGGATGGGGTAAAAGGtgtattttcaagaaaagtaacatcaactGACACAATGTACCTGCCGAGACTAGGACAATAACATCTATATCCTTTTTGGACAcagaaataacaaaaaaaaatacatttcaaTGATTTGGGGTCTAATTTAGTGACTTGGGGAAGAGAGTCGTGGACAAAACATGTACACCCAAAGATTTTAGAATCGATGGAAAACAAAGGTTTATTTGAAAAAAGAGTGTTATAAGGAGTCCCACCATTCAGAACAGATGAAGGTAGACGATTAATTAGAAAGCAAGCTGTGGACACTGCATCAGCCAAAAAATGTTTAGAAACATGCATTTGAAATCATAAGACTCTTGCAGTTTCGAGCAAATGTCTATTCTTTCATTCTGCGACTCCATTTTGGGATGGTGTATCCACACAAGAGGTTTGATGAATAATGCCATTTTGCACCATATAAGATTGAAAAAGTGCGAAGAAATATTTTTTGGCATTGTCACTTTGCAATATTTGTACAGAATGCTTAAATTGGGTCTTAACCTCAGCACAAAAagcacaaaaatgagaaaacaacTCTGACCGatttttcatcaaatataaCCAAGTCATACGAGAATGGTCATCGACAAAAGTAACAAAATACTTGAATCCAA containing:
- the LOC140035761 gene encoding uncharacterized protein yields the protein MDRMRPVHVRQASGSTTPTSNTPSSPMNSALNRHMRSGSTGNFKKPQHTKAAAQRLAQVMAHQMADDEDDEDDLLYEYNPSSLSAGIGLASSRPTRARSPMSIRNPMEQSSSLRSTSGLRASPAVNSVEKQPSSVRSTGNIRSSHSNSLEQIPSSHSLVAGRSTQSNSLEQIPSNYSVVSGRASQSASSVDEAQPPSASNNSAVSRTSLSNGVEQPLSARSHSRPNLGVKTVPMVPPAVPLSLRSNVSAVPAEVQPESHKDKRLSMDFGTFKYKEAGQQLSSSSDLQDQIDMLQEENESLSEKVRLAEERCDEAEARVKQLEKQIANLGEGTSLEARLLSRKEAALQQREAALKVAAQYAGQGEIEALRTEAETARDEANSALEQLHEAEREVKLLRTMTHRMILTQEEMEEVVLKRCWLARYWSLCVQYGIHAELAPARHKYWSSFAPLPNEVVLATGERAKNENASVNNDVEERDKVIKDNHELSSEGSVESMLFVEKGLRELTSLKVEEAIAVAMAKKRRPSLIKDELRLPIEGQHFAEAFELSPEESEDVRFKEAWLAYFWRRAKNHGVEPDIAEERLQFWISHVEES